AATCGTTTTAATAGTGGCCTGTGGCAAAAAGGCGATGGCGCGGTGGGTCACGAATCTGCCTGCCGCTTTACACCACAAGGCGTACAGGTTGATAAAGGTGTGTTAAACCTGATCGTGAATAAAGAAGTAGTCCCAGCCAGTTGGTCAGAAAACCATCAACAACAAAAGCGCCAGTATGACTACTCTTGCGGTGAACTGCGTACCTTGCCGACCAAGGCAATCAAATACGGGCGTTTTGAAACACGGATGAAAACGCCGGCACGGGCTAGCGCCAGTGGGTATATTTCGTCTTTATTTACCTATACCAACACGGACACACCGCGCGAATGGGAGGAGATTGATATTGAACTGGAAGGTGGCAGGCCGGATAAGTTTCAAGCCAACCTGATTTACGGACTGGATGCCGCCAGTTGGACACAAACCCGGGATTGGGGTGCATGGGAAGATAAAATCCAAATAGGCCCGGTGGATGAATGGCGGGTATTCGCCATCGAGTGGACCCCCACTTTTATTAAATGGTATGTCGATGGGGCACTGGTAAAAACACTCGACCAGAGCCAACTCGATTGCAAACCTGCCTGCGCACCAGGACAGAAGAATCCGACGCCTATTCCCGATAACCTGACATCGCTCATGATGAATTTCTGGATCCCCAATGATGAGATTCAGGATGTCTTTGGCGGCAACAAAAAAGGCAATGTCTATCCCATGGTGACTCAATACGATTGGCTCCGTATTTACCAATTGGACGAACATCCGCTCACAAACTACTAAGCCACAGAATATCTACTCGGGGCAAAACACAGGTTTTGCCCTAAAAACCGCGCGTCGATTGCCCGCCAAGCACCAAATTGATACCATTGCCGCCTTTTTAAACAGGCACCCTCCAGCCTTCTCCCTCCGCATTTTTATTGTTGATTTCCTTATACAGAGAGCTTCTATGTCAGTTGATTTTCGCTCAGCTTCCCCTATTGATTTTCGTTCCGCTTCGCTAGGGGCTTTGGCGTATAACGACGAGTTTGTACAGCGTCATATCGGCCCGGATGCCCAACAAACCGCCGCTATGCTGGCAACCTTGGGTGTCAGCTCAGTCAAGGAGTTGATCGACAAAACTGTACCGGACAATATCCGCCTTAAAAACGAACTCAATCTGGGCGATGCCGTCAGTGAAGCCAATGCGCTAGCGCAGCTCAAAGCTATCGCCAGCAAAAACAAGATCTTCAAAAACTATATTGGTATGGGATATCACGATACCCATGTGCCACTCGTGGTGCTGCGCAACGTCTTGGAAAACCCGGGTTGGTACACGGCTTACACGCCCTATCAGCCGGAAATCGCCCAAGGTCGTTTGGAAGCACTGCTCAACTACCAGCAAATGATCATCGACCTGACCGGGATGGAAATGGCCAACGCTTCGGTATTGGATGAAGGTACCGCCGCCGCTGAAGCCATGGCGATGTGTAAGCGTCAAAACAAGAAAAGTAAATCCGACGTGTTTTTTGTGGATGCAGATACTCACCCGCAAACCATCGCTGTAGTTAAAACCCGCGCCGAACATTTTGGCTTTGAAGTCTTTGTTGCCAAGGCCGATGAACTGGCCAATGGTGACTACTTCGGTGCCCTGCTCTCCTACCCCGGCTCCAGCGGTCAGGTGCGCGATTTAACTGCCCTGATCGAAACGGCCCATAACAACAATGCGCTGGTGACGGTGGCATCGGATTTGATGGCGCTCATGCTGCTCAAATCACCCGGCGCCATGGGCGCAGACGTCGTCGTCGGCACCAGCCAACGCTTCGGTGTACCTATGGGCTTTGGCGGTCCACACGCCGGTTTCTTCGCTTTCCGCGACGCCTACAAACGCTCTGCTCCCGGCCGCATTATTGGTGTATCGATTGATGCACGCGGTAAACAAGCATTGCGTATGGCGATGCAAACCCGCGAACAACATATCCGCCGCGAGAAGGCCAACTCCAATATTTGCACCTCGCAAGTATTGCTTGCAGTGATGAGCGTGTTCTACGCGATTTACCACGGCCCCGACGGTTTGAAACGCATCGCTAACCGCATCCATCGTTTAACCGCGATTACTGCAGCCGCATTAAAAGCCAAAGGTTTTGGCATCACTAACAGCCAATTCTTCGACACCATTACCGTCAATGTTGGCGACAATCAAAAAGCGATTTATCAAGCCGCATTAAACGCCGAAATTAATTTACGTTTAGTGGGCAGCGATTCACTGGGCATCAGCCTGAATGAAACAACCTCTGCTGCCGATCTGGAAACGTTGCTCGCTGTGTTTGGTGTCGCCGGAATTGAACTAACATCCTTTGATGAGCAAGTGCTCGCCGGAAAAAACATCACCGCCAACAATGCAATTCCTGCCGACTTGTTGCGTAGCGATACCGTAT
The nucleotide sequence above comes from Cellvibrio sp. PSBB023. Encoded proteins:
- the gcvP gene encoding aminomethyl-transferring glycine dehydrogenase, whose product is MSVDFRSASPIDFRSASLGALAYNDEFVQRHIGPDAQQTAAMLATLGVSSVKELIDKTVPDNIRLKNELNLGDAVSEANALAQLKAIASKNKIFKNYIGMGYHDTHVPLVVLRNVLENPGWYTAYTPYQPEIAQGRLEALLNYQQMIIDLTGMEMANASVLDEGTAAAEAMAMCKRQNKKSKSDVFFVDADTHPQTIAVVKTRAEHFGFEVFVAKADELANGDYFGALLSYPGSSGQVRDLTALIETAHNNNALVTVASDLMALMLLKSPGAMGADVVVGTSQRFGVPMGFGGPHAGFFAFRDAYKRSAPGRIIGVSIDARGKQALRMAMQTREQHIRREKANSNICTSQVLLAVMSVFYAIYHGPDGLKRIANRIHRLTAITAAALKAKGFGITNSQFFDTITVNVGDNQKAIYQAALNAEINLRLVGSDSLGISLNETTSAADLETLLAVFGVAGIELTSFDEQVLAGKNITANNAIPADLLRSDTVLTHPVFNTYHSETEMLRYLKRLESKDIALNNAMIPLGSCTMKLNATAEMIPVTWPEFGKLHPFAPIDQAEGYKALFEELQEMLKACTGYDAISLQPNAGSQGEYAGLVAIKKYFESKGETQRDICLIPASAHGTNPASAQMVSYKVVVVACDSKGNVDLEDLAAKIATYEKQIACIMVTYPSTHGVFEEGITQLCDMVHAVGAQVYIDGANMNALVGVAAPGKFGGDVSHLNLHKTFCIPHGGGGPGMGPIGVGKHLEPFLAAHPVQAVPGTDINNGTISAAPWGSASILPISWMYIKMMGAVGMRQATEFAMLNANYVAKKLEAAYPILYKGTNGFVAHECLLDLRPLKEASGISEEDIAKRLMDFGFHAPTMSFPVAGTLMIEPTESESKIELDKFIEAMLIIRKEIDQVINGEIAAEASALHNAPHTQDDVLEENWTRAYSRETAGRPAPWLKNHKVWPTVNRIDNVYGDRNLICSCPSVENYME
- a CDS encoding family 16 glycosylhydrolase, encoding MTKSLPFLISLSLCTAYAHGEDNFIAYPGYSGNYAGYTLKVDERFNRFNSGLWQKGDGAVGHESACRFTPQGVQVDKGVLNLIVNKEVVPASWSENHQQQKRQYDYSCGELRTLPTKAIKYGRFETRMKTPARASASGYISSLFTYTNTDTPREWEEIDIELEGGRPDKFQANLIYGLDAASWTQTRDWGAWEDKIQIGPVDEWRVFAIEWTPTFIKWYVDGALVKTLDQSQLDCKPACAPGQKNPTPIPDNLTSLMMNFWIPNDEIQDVFGGNKKGNVYPMVTQYDWLRIYQLDEHPLTNY